The segment ATCTGAGTATGTGAGTTGGACTTGCAAATAACTATCTGGCTTGTACGGCAATCTTTCTGGCCACTCGATGGCGACAATTCCTGGCATGACTTCGACACCTTCCCAGTAGTTTTCTAACTGTAACGCCTGGGCTTCTTGTGGTTCCAAGCGATATAAATCGAGGTGATATAGAGGGATGCGTCCTTCTAAATACTCGTTAATTAAAGTGAATGTGGGACTAACAATTGGATCTAATATTCCCAAACCTTCGCCAATACCGCCAACCAGAGTAGTTTTACCCGCGCCTAAGTCCCCTTCTAATAAAATTACACTACCAGCAGGGAGCGATCGCCCTAGAGAAATACCGAGCGATCGCGTCGAAGAGTCATCTGGCAGAAAAATTAACTCGCGTTCATGTTTCATAGTTTATAGTTCATTGCGATGAACAATAAACAATCATCCGACAAAGGACAGGTTAAAAATCTGTTGCTTGTGCGCGATTGTACCAGCGCAGCAACACGCCTGCGAGACGCTGGGGATTGTGGCGCACGTAACCTGTTTCCTCATCTTCGTCCATAACATTAGTTAAAACAATCCGACGTCCCAACTTAGCGACAGATTCTCTGTCTAAATACACCGGATGGGAATTTTCCTGAGCATAGCGTATCAGAGCATGAGCGGAGGGCACTTTCCGCTGTACTAGGACTGCATTAAACAGTGGTTCTCCGCAGGCGGCGTCAATAGCGCGGATATGGTCTGAGACGCTGTAGCCTTGGGTTTCTCCCGGCTGAGTCATAATGTTGCAGACATAGATGCGGGGGACTTCCTTAGCAGCGATCGCAGTAGCAATTTCCGGTACTAAGAGATTGGGGATTACACTCGTGTAGAGGCTACCGGGGCCAATAACAATGTAATCTGCTTCCGCGATCGCCTTAAGCGCAGCAGGTAGCGCGGGCGGATTTGCCGGAATGCAGCCAATTTTAACAATACTGCCGCCTGCTTCGGTAATGCTAGACTCTCCCTCAATGCGCCGCCCGTCGGATAATTCTGCTACTAGGCGGACATCGCTGAGAGTTGCGGGTAGCACCCGTCCGCGCACGGCTAAAACTTGCGAAGAAGCAGCGATCGCTTGTTCCAAATCTCCGGTAATTTCGCTCATCGCTGTCAGGAACAGATTGCCAAAACTGTGACCGACAAGACCATCACCAGCACTAAAACGGTATTGAAACAACTCGGTTAATAACTTTTCCTCATCTGCTAGCGCCGCCAGACAGTTGCGAATATCCCCCGGTGGGAGGACTCCAATTTCTCGCCGCAGACGGCCAGAAGAGCCACCATCATCAGCTACGGTGACAATCGCAGTAATATTGGCGCTGTACTCTTTCAATCCTCTTAGTAAAGTAGAAAGTCCAGTACCGCCGCCAATTACCACAATTTTTGGCCCTCGACCCAAGCGGCGATGAGCTAGCAGCACGTCAACGAGTTGTTCATCTCCTTCGGGCTTTAATACAGAGGTAATCGAGCCAAGACTGCGGGTTTGTCCCCAAAAAATCAAGAACAGACCGCAGGAGATCGCTAGGGGACCCGACACATAGCTGGGAATGATAGTTGAGATCGCCCCCAGCACATCCCCAACGAACTGTATCAGTAAAAAAATCGGGGTTAGCTTCACCCAAATTGCCAACCCCAGGCTTGTTAGCACTACGCCTGCTGCACTTATAAGCAACCAGCGTTTCACCAACAGTCCGGGAGCCAACCACTTGTACCAATGGTTGACTCGCGCATTGGTTTTAGGGCTAGGAACCCTAGTTATGCGCGAATCGTGTTGGAGAGTGCGTAAGGCTTGTTTGAAGATTCCGATTGACATTGCCGATTCCTGGGGAACAACAAGGCTTGAGAGGACTTTAACGCTAGTGGCAGAACTACTCAAGTTCTATAGGCGATTTGACTGGTACTGGTTTGTTAAGGTTGCGAACAGAGGGTTTAACCAAAGCCGCTTCGAGCAACAGGATACCTTCTCTGAGTGCCAATAGAATGTGATATAGGAAACCAGTAAATTGCCACCCAGCTTTTTAAACCTCAGCTTATGATACGTTTGGTTAGCTGCCAAACCAGGAATCAGGGCGTTATGACAAAGGAGAAATTTCCCGCATCAGGTTCGTGGCGCAGGCTTCTAGCCTGATACACAGATGCACTATAAGCCCTCTCCAGGTCAACTTTCTAAAGGTGGATTTAGATTGGATGTTTCTTTTGAGAGGCGATCGCGGCGCAAAATTTTTTCTGCTTTTGTTAACTTATTCAATCTAAAATCCACGTATCGTATGGCGATTGTCTCCCCCGAACTAGGCTAGATGGAAAAACGAATTTTAGGATTAGACCCAGGACTAGCTAGATTAGGATTTGGTGCAATTGTGTGCGAGACGGCTTCTAGCGTTACTAAAACTGCTAATAGCCTGAATATCGGCGTAAAAATAGCGCCGCAAGTCGTAAAGTTGCTGGATTTTGGCGTGATTGAGACGCAAGCTAAGACAGAAATGGGACAGCGACTCCGCACAATTTACGAAGATTTGCACGAATTAATGGGGTTAGTGCAACCCGATTTGGTGGCGATCGAGAAATTGTTTTTTTACCGGATGGCAAACACGATTTTAGTAGCCCAAGCGCGGGGTGTACTGATGTTGGTACTGGCGCAAGTGGGCGTCCCGGTTGTTGAATTTACCCCGGCGCAGATTAAGCAGGCGCTTACAGGAATGGGAAATGCAGATAAGTACGAAGT is part of the Microcoleus sp. FACHB-831 genome and harbors:
- the yvcK gene encoding gluconeogenesis factor YvcK family protein produces the protein MSIGIFKQALRTLQHDSRITRVPSPKTNARVNHWYKWLAPGLLVKRWLLISAAGVVLTSLGLAIWVKLTPIFLLIQFVGDVLGAISTIIPSYVSGPLAISCGLFLIFWGQTRSLGSITSVLKPEGDEQLVDVLLAHRRLGRGPKIVVIGGGTGLSTLLRGLKEYSANITAIVTVADDGGSSGRLRREIGVLPPGDIRNCLAALADEEKLLTELFQYRFSAGDGLVGHSFGNLFLTAMSEITGDLEQAIAASSQVLAVRGRVLPATLSDVRLVAELSDGRRIEGESSITEAGGSIVKIGCIPANPPALPAALKAIAEADYIVIGPGSLYTSVIPNLLVPEIATAIAAKEVPRIYVCNIMTQPGETQGYSVSDHIRAIDAACGEPLFNAVLVQRKVPSAHALIRYAQENSHPVYLDRESVAKLGRRIVLTNVMDEDEETGYVRHNPQRLAGVLLRWYNRAQATDF
- the tsaE gene encoding tRNA (adenosine(37)-N6)-threonylcarbamoyltransferase complex ATPase subunit type 1 TsaE: MKHERELIFLPDDSSTRSLGISLGRSLPAGSVILLEGDLGAGKTTLVGGIGEGLGILDPIVSPTFTLINEYLEGRIPLYHLDLYRLEPQEAQALQLENYWEGVEVMPGIVAIEWPERLPYKPDSYLQVQLTYSDNGRLANLISVGQSLLNFRF
- the ruvC gene encoding crossover junction endodeoxyribonuclease RuvC, producing MEKRILGLDPGLARLGFGAIVCETASSVTKTANSLNIGVKIAPQVVKLLDFGVIETQAKTEMGQRLRTIYEDLHELMGLVQPDLVAIEKLFFYRMANTILVAQARGVLMLVLAQVGVPVVEFTPAQIKQALTGMGNADKYEVQEAVARELELDRIPKPDDAADALAVALTAWFQE